The Betta splendens chromosome 4, fBetSpl5.4, whole genome shotgun sequence genome contains a region encoding:
- the abl2 gene encoding tyrosine-protein kinase ABL2 isoform X3: MLLRCLQASGSFEEEWTALSGRHRQTGFRGGTKPGQTEALHRPFGLDSAALTEAVRWSSKENLLGATESDPNLFVALYDFVASGDNTLSITKGEKLCVLGYNQNGEWSEVRSKNGQGWVPSNYITPVNSLEKHSWYHGPVSRSAAEYLLSSLINGSFLVRESESSPGQLSISLRYEGRVYHYRINTGSDGKVYVTSESRFATLAELVHHHSTVADGLVTTLHYPAPKCNKPTVYGVSPIHDKWEMERTDITMKHKLGGGQYGEVYVGVWKKYNFTVAVKTLKEDTMEVEEFLKEAAVMKEVKHPNLVQLLGVCTLEPPFYIVTEYMPHGNLLDYLRDCDKEEVNAVVLLYMATQISSAMEYLEKMNFIHRDLAARNCLVGENHVVKVADFGLSRLMTGDTYTAHAGAKFPIKWTAPESLAYNTFSIKSDVWAFGVLLWEIATYGMSPYPGIDLSQVYDLLEKGYRMEQPEGCPPKVYELMKACWQWSPLDRPSFSEIHQAFETMFHDSSISEEVAEELCKTASSGHCAPLHSFSHDMPQLPFKSRTPHKHTENKENIEGGLDGRTDHSTHSHSAWASSLLGGDSRSGSSPALPRKQQPRDKSPSSLLEDAQDVGIFTRDRKTGFFSSFIKKKSSSSSSSSQLQQNLPTPPKRSSSFREMETQPHKKYEPTADFSAPPPLPQTDSLGGFSASPSHSHGEPAQAQARCCGAAFGQKPSGGGLGSQVTSGSSWGGLAGFFTPRLIKKTLGLRTGKTASSEESGSLIGASKPFPRSNSTSSMSAGLPDLERMALTLPRNRSAKPPLERTASTTSQPENGTARPSEALRRMDEGTAQIRERPKAKLLPRGTAVGVRAPGVGGELGEMDSLSRLREGREESGGGLDRQQSWSSPSKTSSSCATSTVATTHNHKVPVLISPTLKHSPADVHLVGLDSQGNRFKLLSEHQADRDRPRLVKPKCAPPPPPTLRSLQHSYSGDGEEQIGGAPVEVNGDTLKGHRSGRMSGGTPTGRPSVPPPQVPPAPSSTFSSSSATNSTTPTKMANGATTTGSSSHAAPSAGSKVALRRTRQQAERAPPERVSREALLESAECLSSALQASTESPSSSQVLDAGHQLLDCCSGYVDCIPQMRNKFAFREAVGKLELSLQELRASSSGGLSSAGSNTVLDNLHGCIREISDLVQR, from the exons ATGCTTCTGAGGTGCCTGCAAGCAAGCGGCAGTTTTGAGGAAGAGTGGACCGCTCTGAGCGGCCGCCATCGTCAGACAGGGTTCCGAGGTGGAACCAAGCCTGGACAAACAG AAGCTCTGCACCGGCCGTTCGGCCTGGACTCTGCGGCACTGACGGAGGCGGTGCGCTGGAGCTCCAAGGAGAACCTACTTGGGGCAACCGAGAGCGACCCCAACCTCTTTGTTGCACTTTATGACTTTGTTGCCAGCGGAGACAACACACTCAGCATCACCAAAG gtgagaagctgtgtgtgctgggCTACAATCAGAATGGAGAGTGGAGTGAAGTGCGCTCCAAGAACGGCCAGGGTTGGGTGCCCTCCAACTACATCACGCCGGTCAACAGTCTGGAGAAGCACAGCTGGTACCATGGGCCTGTGTCCCGCAGCGCTGCAGAGTACCTGCTGTCATCCCTCATCAATGGGAGCTTTTTGGTTCGGGAAAGCGAGAGCAGCCCGGGACAGCTGTCCATATCGTTGCGCTACGAGGGGAGAGTCTACCACTATCGGATCAACACAGGCTCTGATGGGAAG GTTTATGTAACGTCCGAGAGCCGCTTTGCCACCCTCGCCGAGCTGGTCCACCACCACTCCACTGTAGCCGATGGCCTAGTCACCACACTGCACTATCCAGCTCCCAAATGTAACAAGCCCACAGTGTATGGTGTGTCTCCAATCCATGACAAGTGGGAGATGGAGCGCACAGACATCACCATGAAGCACAAGCTGGGTGGGGGCCAGTATGGGGAGGTGTACGTGGGAGTGTGGAAAAAGTACAACTTCACAGTGGCAGTCAAAACGCTCAAG GAGGACACCATGGAagttgaagagtttttaaaggAGGCGGCAGTTATGAAGGAGGTCAAACACCCAAACCTTGTTCAGCTACTGG GAGTGTGTACGTTGGAGCCTCCGTTCTACATTGTGACAGAGTACATGCCACATGGCAATCTGCTGGACTACTTGAGGGACTGTGACAAGGAGGAGGTGaatgctgtggttctgctctaTATGGCCACACAGATCTCCTCTGCCATGGAGTACTTGGAAAAGATGAACTTCATACACAG GGATCTTGCAGCAAGGAATTGCCTGGTCGGGGAGAATCATGTTGTAAAAGTTGCAGACTTTGGTCTGAGCAGGTTGATGACCGGCGACACCTACACTGCCCACGCTGGGGCTAAGTTTCCCATCAAATGGACTGCACCCGAAAGCCTTGCGTATAACACCTTCTCCATCAAGTCAGACGTCTGGG CTTTTGGGGTGCTTCTGTGGGAAATCGCCACCTATGGCATGTCTCCGTATCCTGGTATTGACCTTTCACAGGTCTACGACCTCTTGGAGAAAGGCTATCGCATGGAGCAGCCTGAGGGTTGTCCACCCAAAGTCTATGAACTCATGAAAGCAT GTTGGCAATGGAGTCCGTTAGATCGACCTTCTTTTTCAGAGATCCACCAAGCCTTTGAAACAATGTTCCATGACTCCAGCATCTCTGAAG AAGTGGCAGAGGAGCTCTGTAAGACGGCCTCCTCTGGTCACTGCGCTCCATTGCACTCTTTCAGTCATGACATGCCTCAGTTGCCTTTCAAATCTCGCACTCCTCACAAGCACACAGAAAACAAGGAAAACATTGAGGGAGGACTGGACGGGCGCACCGACCACAGCACGCACAGTCACTCAG CCTGGGCGTCGTCTTTGCTGGGAGGCGACAGCCGATCAGGAAGCTCCCCAGCTCTGCCCAGAAAACAGCAGCCACGAGATAAATCTCCAAGCAGCCTCCTGGAGGATGCCCAGGATGTGGGCATATTCACACGAGACCGCAAGACTggcttcttcagctccttcataAAGAAgaaatcctcctcttcctcctcatcctctcagcTGCAACAAAACCTCCCGACTCCACCCAAGAGAAGCAGTTCTTTCCGGGAGATGGAGACACAGCCTCATAAGAAATACGAGCCCACTGCTGATTTcagcgctcctcctcctttgcctcAAACAGACAGTTTAGGGGGCTTCTCAGCGTCTCCTTCCCACTCCCATGGGGAACCCGCCCAGGCCCAGGCACGCTGCTGTGGGGCTGCTTTTGGGCAGAAACCCTCGGGTGGTGGTCTTGGTTCGCAGGTGACGAGTGGCAGCAGCTGGGGCGGGTTGGCTGGCTTTTTTACACCTAGGCTCATTAAAAAGACCCTGGGGCTACGGACGGGGAAGACAGCCTCGTCAGAGGAGAGTGGCAGTCTGATTGGTGCGTCTAAGCCCTTCCCTAGGTCCAATTCTACCTCCTCTATGTCTGCTGGGCTGCCAGATCTAGAACGAATGGCTCTTACTTTACCCAGAAACCGCAGTGCTAAACCCCCTTTGGAAAGGACGGCATCCACAACCTCCCAGCCTGAGAATGGCACTGCACGGCCCTCAGAAGCTCTGCGGAGGATGGATGAGGGAACGGCACAGATCAGGGAAAGGCCCAAAGCTAAGTTGCTACCACGGGGCACTGCTGTAGGGGTGAGGGCACCCGGGGTTGGGGGGGAGTTGGGGGAGATGGATAGTCTGTCCCGGCTCAGGGAGGGTAGagaggagagtggaggaggactGGACAGGCAGCAGAGTTGGTCATCTCCCTCCAAGACTTCAAGTTCGTGTGCTACATCAACTGTAGCAACAACCCACAACCACAAAGTCCCGGTCCTGATCTCCCCCACACTGAAGCACAGCCCGGCTGACGTGCACCTCGTGGGATTAGACTCTCAGGGGAACCGTTTCAAACTGCTGTCTGAGCACCAAGCCGACCGGGACAGGCCACGACTCGTGAAACCCAAGtgtgctccccctcctccccccactcTGCGCAGCCTGCAGCACTCCTACAGCGGTGACGGGGAGGAGCAGATAGGAGGCGCGCCCGTGGAAGTGAACGGGGACACGTTAAAAGGTCACAGGTCAGGGCGAATGTCCGGGGGAACGCCGACGGGCAGGCCGTCCGTGCCACCACCACAAGTGCCTCCTGCaccttcctccaccttctcctcctcttccgcCACGAACAGCACGACTCCCACCAAAATGGCCAACGGCGCCACCACCACTGGCTCTTCCTCACACGCAGCGCCATCTGCTGGTTCCAAAGTGGCACTGAGGCGGACcaggcagcaggcagagagGGCGCCACCGGAGCGGGTCAGCCGCGAGGCCCTGCTGGAGAGCGCCGAATGCCTGAGCAGCGCCCTCCAAGCCAGTACTGAAAGCccgtccagcagccaggtgctGGACGCCGGCCACCAGCTGCTGGACTGCTGCTCGGGCTACGTGGACTGCATCCCTCAGATGAGGAACAAGTTTGCCTTCCGGGAGGCGGTGGGGAAGCTGGAGCTCAGCCTGCAGGAACTGAGGGCCTCGTCCTCGGGGGGGCTCAGCAGTGCAGGGTCTAACACTGTATTGGACAATCTGCACGGCTGTATTAGGGAGATCAGTGATTTAGTACAGAGGTAG
- the abl2 gene encoding tyrosine-protein kinase ABL2 isoform X1, which produces MGQQVGRVGEGAATGLQPPQPHASQPHQGKGNRGSGAGRRPRDPGSSSTGTPPGKTAAVNVPDPAINIFTQHSEALHRPFGLDSAALTEAVRWSSKENLLGATESDPNLFVALYDFVASGDNTLSITKGEKLCVLGYNQNGEWSEVRSKNGQGWVPSNYITPVNSLEKHSWYHGPVSRSAAEYLLSSLINGSFLVRESESSPGQLSISLRYEGRVYHYRINTGSDGKVYVTSESRFATLAELVHHHSTVADGLVTTLHYPAPKCNKPTVYGVSPIHDKWEMERTDITMKHKLGGGQYGEVYVGVWKKYNFTVAVKTLKEDTMEVEEFLKEAAVMKEVKHPNLVQLLGVCTLEPPFYIVTEYMPHGNLLDYLRDCDKEEVNAVVLLYMATQISSAMEYLEKMNFIHRDLAARNCLVGENHVVKVADFGLSRLMTGDTYTAHAGAKFPIKWTAPESLAYNTFSIKSDVWAFGVLLWEIATYGMSPYPGIDLSQVYDLLEKGYRMEQPEGCPPKVYELMKACWQWSPLDRPSFSEIHQAFETMFHDSSISEEVAEELCKTASSGHCAPLHSFSHDMPQLPFKSRTPHKHTENKENIEGGLDGRTDHSTHSHSAWASSLLGGDSRSGSSPALPRKQQPRDKSPSSLLEDAQDVGIFTRDRKTGFFSSFIKKKSSSSSSSSQLQQNLPTPPKRSSSFREMETQPHKKYEPTADFSAPPPLPQTDSLGGFSASPSHSHGEPAQAQARCCGAAFGQKPSGGGLGSQVTSGSSWGGLAGFFTPRLIKKTLGLRTGKTASSEESGSLIGASKPFPRSNSTSSMSAGLPDLERMALTLPRNRSAKPPLERTASTTSQPENGTARPSEALRRMDEGTAQIRERPKAKLLPRGTAVGVRAPGVGGELGEMDSLSRLREGREESGGGLDRQQSWSSPSKTSSSCATSTVATTHNHKVPVLISPTLKHSPADVHLVGLDSQGNRFKLLSEHQADRDRPRLVKPKCAPPPPPTLRSLQHSYSGDGEEQIGGAPVEVNGDTLKGHRSGRMSGGTPTGRPSVPPPQVPPAPSSTFSSSSATNSTTPTKMANGATTTGSSSHAAPSAGSKVALRRTRQQAERAPPERVSREALLESAECLSSALQASTESPSSSQVLDAGHQLLDCCSGYVDCIPQMRNKFAFREAVGKLELSLQELRASSSGGLSSAGSNTVLDNLHGCIREISDLVQR; this is translated from the exons AAGCTCTGCACCGGCCGTTCGGCCTGGACTCTGCGGCACTGACGGAGGCGGTGCGCTGGAGCTCCAAGGAGAACCTACTTGGGGCAACCGAGAGCGACCCCAACCTCTTTGTTGCACTTTATGACTTTGTTGCCAGCGGAGACAACACACTCAGCATCACCAAAG gtgagaagctgtgtgtgctgggCTACAATCAGAATGGAGAGTGGAGTGAAGTGCGCTCCAAGAACGGCCAGGGTTGGGTGCCCTCCAACTACATCACGCCGGTCAACAGTCTGGAGAAGCACAGCTGGTACCATGGGCCTGTGTCCCGCAGCGCTGCAGAGTACCTGCTGTCATCCCTCATCAATGGGAGCTTTTTGGTTCGGGAAAGCGAGAGCAGCCCGGGACAGCTGTCCATATCGTTGCGCTACGAGGGGAGAGTCTACCACTATCGGATCAACACAGGCTCTGATGGGAAG GTTTATGTAACGTCCGAGAGCCGCTTTGCCACCCTCGCCGAGCTGGTCCACCACCACTCCACTGTAGCCGATGGCCTAGTCACCACACTGCACTATCCAGCTCCCAAATGTAACAAGCCCACAGTGTATGGTGTGTCTCCAATCCATGACAAGTGGGAGATGGAGCGCACAGACATCACCATGAAGCACAAGCTGGGTGGGGGCCAGTATGGGGAGGTGTACGTGGGAGTGTGGAAAAAGTACAACTTCACAGTGGCAGTCAAAACGCTCAAG GAGGACACCATGGAagttgaagagtttttaaaggAGGCGGCAGTTATGAAGGAGGTCAAACACCCAAACCTTGTTCAGCTACTGG GAGTGTGTACGTTGGAGCCTCCGTTCTACATTGTGACAGAGTACATGCCACATGGCAATCTGCTGGACTACTTGAGGGACTGTGACAAGGAGGAGGTGaatgctgtggttctgctctaTATGGCCACACAGATCTCCTCTGCCATGGAGTACTTGGAAAAGATGAACTTCATACACAG GGATCTTGCAGCAAGGAATTGCCTGGTCGGGGAGAATCATGTTGTAAAAGTTGCAGACTTTGGTCTGAGCAGGTTGATGACCGGCGACACCTACACTGCCCACGCTGGGGCTAAGTTTCCCATCAAATGGACTGCACCCGAAAGCCTTGCGTATAACACCTTCTCCATCAAGTCAGACGTCTGGG CTTTTGGGGTGCTTCTGTGGGAAATCGCCACCTATGGCATGTCTCCGTATCCTGGTATTGACCTTTCACAGGTCTACGACCTCTTGGAGAAAGGCTATCGCATGGAGCAGCCTGAGGGTTGTCCACCCAAAGTCTATGAACTCATGAAAGCAT GTTGGCAATGGAGTCCGTTAGATCGACCTTCTTTTTCAGAGATCCACCAAGCCTTTGAAACAATGTTCCATGACTCCAGCATCTCTGAAG AAGTGGCAGAGGAGCTCTGTAAGACGGCCTCCTCTGGTCACTGCGCTCCATTGCACTCTTTCAGTCATGACATGCCTCAGTTGCCTTTCAAATCTCGCACTCCTCACAAGCACACAGAAAACAAGGAAAACATTGAGGGAGGACTGGACGGGCGCACCGACCACAGCACGCACAGTCACTCAG CCTGGGCGTCGTCTTTGCTGGGAGGCGACAGCCGATCAGGAAGCTCCCCAGCTCTGCCCAGAAAACAGCAGCCACGAGATAAATCTCCAAGCAGCCTCCTGGAGGATGCCCAGGATGTGGGCATATTCACACGAGACCGCAAGACTggcttcttcagctccttcataAAGAAgaaatcctcctcttcctcctcatcctctcagcTGCAACAAAACCTCCCGACTCCACCCAAGAGAAGCAGTTCTTTCCGGGAGATGGAGACACAGCCTCATAAGAAATACGAGCCCACTGCTGATTTcagcgctcctcctcctttgcctcAAACAGACAGTTTAGGGGGCTTCTCAGCGTCTCCTTCCCACTCCCATGGGGAACCCGCCCAGGCCCAGGCACGCTGCTGTGGGGCTGCTTTTGGGCAGAAACCCTCGGGTGGTGGTCTTGGTTCGCAGGTGACGAGTGGCAGCAGCTGGGGCGGGTTGGCTGGCTTTTTTACACCTAGGCTCATTAAAAAGACCCTGGGGCTACGGACGGGGAAGACAGCCTCGTCAGAGGAGAGTGGCAGTCTGATTGGTGCGTCTAAGCCCTTCCCTAGGTCCAATTCTACCTCCTCTATGTCTGCTGGGCTGCCAGATCTAGAACGAATGGCTCTTACTTTACCCAGAAACCGCAGTGCTAAACCCCCTTTGGAAAGGACGGCATCCACAACCTCCCAGCCTGAGAATGGCACTGCACGGCCCTCAGAAGCTCTGCGGAGGATGGATGAGGGAACGGCACAGATCAGGGAAAGGCCCAAAGCTAAGTTGCTACCACGGGGCACTGCTGTAGGGGTGAGGGCACCCGGGGTTGGGGGGGAGTTGGGGGAGATGGATAGTCTGTCCCGGCTCAGGGAGGGTAGagaggagagtggaggaggactGGACAGGCAGCAGAGTTGGTCATCTCCCTCCAAGACTTCAAGTTCGTGTGCTACATCAACTGTAGCAACAACCCACAACCACAAAGTCCCGGTCCTGATCTCCCCCACACTGAAGCACAGCCCGGCTGACGTGCACCTCGTGGGATTAGACTCTCAGGGGAACCGTTTCAAACTGCTGTCTGAGCACCAAGCCGACCGGGACAGGCCACGACTCGTGAAACCCAAGtgtgctccccctcctccccccactcTGCGCAGCCTGCAGCACTCCTACAGCGGTGACGGGGAGGAGCAGATAGGAGGCGCGCCCGTGGAAGTGAACGGGGACACGTTAAAAGGTCACAGGTCAGGGCGAATGTCCGGGGGAACGCCGACGGGCAGGCCGTCCGTGCCACCACCACAAGTGCCTCCTGCaccttcctccaccttctcctcctcttccgcCACGAACAGCACGACTCCCACCAAAATGGCCAACGGCGCCACCACCACTGGCTCTTCCTCACACGCAGCGCCATCTGCTGGTTCCAAAGTGGCACTGAGGCGGACcaggcagcaggcagagagGGCGCCACCGGAGCGGGTCAGCCGCGAGGCCCTGCTGGAGAGCGCCGAATGCCTGAGCAGCGCCCTCCAAGCCAGTACTGAAAGCccgtccagcagccaggtgctGGACGCCGGCCACCAGCTGCTGGACTGCTGCTCGGGCTACGTGGACTGCATCCCTCAGATGAGGAACAAGTTTGCCTTCCGGGAGGCGGTGGGGAAGCTGGAGCTCAGCCTGCAGGAACTGAGGGCCTCGTCCTCGGGGGGGCTCAGCAGTGCAGGGTCTAACACTGTATTGGACAATCTGCACGGCTGTATTAGGGAGATCAGTGATTTAGTACAGAGGTAG
- the abl2 gene encoding tyrosine-protein kinase ABL2 isoform X2, with amino-acid sequence MGQQVGRVGEGAATGLQPPQPHASQPHQGKGNRGSGAGRRPRDPGSSSTGTPPGKTAAVNVPDPAINIFTQHSALHRPFGLDSAALTEAVRWSSKENLLGATESDPNLFVALYDFVASGDNTLSITKGEKLCVLGYNQNGEWSEVRSKNGQGWVPSNYITPVNSLEKHSWYHGPVSRSAAEYLLSSLINGSFLVRESESSPGQLSISLRYEGRVYHYRINTGSDGKVYVTSESRFATLAELVHHHSTVADGLVTTLHYPAPKCNKPTVYGVSPIHDKWEMERTDITMKHKLGGGQYGEVYVGVWKKYNFTVAVKTLKEDTMEVEEFLKEAAVMKEVKHPNLVQLLGVCTLEPPFYIVTEYMPHGNLLDYLRDCDKEEVNAVVLLYMATQISSAMEYLEKMNFIHRDLAARNCLVGENHVVKVADFGLSRLMTGDTYTAHAGAKFPIKWTAPESLAYNTFSIKSDVWAFGVLLWEIATYGMSPYPGIDLSQVYDLLEKGYRMEQPEGCPPKVYELMKACWQWSPLDRPSFSEIHQAFETMFHDSSISEEVAEELCKTASSGHCAPLHSFSHDMPQLPFKSRTPHKHTENKENIEGGLDGRTDHSTHSHSAWASSLLGGDSRSGSSPALPRKQQPRDKSPSSLLEDAQDVGIFTRDRKTGFFSSFIKKKSSSSSSSSQLQQNLPTPPKRSSSFREMETQPHKKYEPTADFSAPPPLPQTDSLGGFSASPSHSHGEPAQAQARCCGAAFGQKPSGGGLGSQVTSGSSWGGLAGFFTPRLIKKTLGLRTGKTASSEESGSLIGASKPFPRSNSTSSMSAGLPDLERMALTLPRNRSAKPPLERTASTTSQPENGTARPSEALRRMDEGTAQIRERPKAKLLPRGTAVGVRAPGVGGELGEMDSLSRLREGREESGGGLDRQQSWSSPSKTSSSCATSTVATTHNHKVPVLISPTLKHSPADVHLVGLDSQGNRFKLLSEHQADRDRPRLVKPKCAPPPPPTLRSLQHSYSGDGEEQIGGAPVEVNGDTLKGHRSGRMSGGTPTGRPSVPPPQVPPAPSSTFSSSSATNSTTPTKMANGATTTGSSSHAAPSAGSKVALRRTRQQAERAPPERVSREALLESAECLSSALQASTESPSSSQVLDAGHQLLDCCSGYVDCIPQMRNKFAFREAVGKLELSLQELRASSSGGLSSAGSNTVLDNLHGCIREISDLVQR; translated from the exons CTCTGCACCGGCCGTTCGGCCTGGACTCTGCGGCACTGACGGAGGCGGTGCGCTGGAGCTCCAAGGAGAACCTACTTGGGGCAACCGAGAGCGACCCCAACCTCTTTGTTGCACTTTATGACTTTGTTGCCAGCGGAGACAACACACTCAGCATCACCAAAG gtgagaagctgtgtgtgctgggCTACAATCAGAATGGAGAGTGGAGTGAAGTGCGCTCCAAGAACGGCCAGGGTTGGGTGCCCTCCAACTACATCACGCCGGTCAACAGTCTGGAGAAGCACAGCTGGTACCATGGGCCTGTGTCCCGCAGCGCTGCAGAGTACCTGCTGTCATCCCTCATCAATGGGAGCTTTTTGGTTCGGGAAAGCGAGAGCAGCCCGGGACAGCTGTCCATATCGTTGCGCTACGAGGGGAGAGTCTACCACTATCGGATCAACACAGGCTCTGATGGGAAG GTTTATGTAACGTCCGAGAGCCGCTTTGCCACCCTCGCCGAGCTGGTCCACCACCACTCCACTGTAGCCGATGGCCTAGTCACCACACTGCACTATCCAGCTCCCAAATGTAACAAGCCCACAGTGTATGGTGTGTCTCCAATCCATGACAAGTGGGAGATGGAGCGCACAGACATCACCATGAAGCACAAGCTGGGTGGGGGCCAGTATGGGGAGGTGTACGTGGGAGTGTGGAAAAAGTACAACTTCACAGTGGCAGTCAAAACGCTCAAG GAGGACACCATGGAagttgaagagtttttaaaggAGGCGGCAGTTATGAAGGAGGTCAAACACCCAAACCTTGTTCAGCTACTGG GAGTGTGTACGTTGGAGCCTCCGTTCTACATTGTGACAGAGTACATGCCACATGGCAATCTGCTGGACTACTTGAGGGACTGTGACAAGGAGGAGGTGaatgctgtggttctgctctaTATGGCCACACAGATCTCCTCTGCCATGGAGTACTTGGAAAAGATGAACTTCATACACAG GGATCTTGCAGCAAGGAATTGCCTGGTCGGGGAGAATCATGTTGTAAAAGTTGCAGACTTTGGTCTGAGCAGGTTGATGACCGGCGACACCTACACTGCCCACGCTGGGGCTAAGTTTCCCATCAAATGGACTGCACCCGAAAGCCTTGCGTATAACACCTTCTCCATCAAGTCAGACGTCTGGG CTTTTGGGGTGCTTCTGTGGGAAATCGCCACCTATGGCATGTCTCCGTATCCTGGTATTGACCTTTCACAGGTCTACGACCTCTTGGAGAAAGGCTATCGCATGGAGCAGCCTGAGGGTTGTCCACCCAAAGTCTATGAACTCATGAAAGCAT GTTGGCAATGGAGTCCGTTAGATCGACCTTCTTTTTCAGAGATCCACCAAGCCTTTGAAACAATGTTCCATGACTCCAGCATCTCTGAAG AAGTGGCAGAGGAGCTCTGTAAGACGGCCTCCTCTGGTCACTGCGCTCCATTGCACTCTTTCAGTCATGACATGCCTCAGTTGCCTTTCAAATCTCGCACTCCTCACAAGCACACAGAAAACAAGGAAAACATTGAGGGAGGACTGGACGGGCGCACCGACCACAGCACGCACAGTCACTCAG CCTGGGCGTCGTCTTTGCTGGGAGGCGACAGCCGATCAGGAAGCTCCCCAGCTCTGCCCAGAAAACAGCAGCCACGAGATAAATCTCCAAGCAGCCTCCTGGAGGATGCCCAGGATGTGGGCATATTCACACGAGACCGCAAGACTggcttcttcagctccttcataAAGAAgaaatcctcctcttcctcctcatcctctcagcTGCAACAAAACCTCCCGACTCCACCCAAGAGAAGCAGTTCTTTCCGGGAGATGGAGACACAGCCTCATAAGAAATACGAGCCCACTGCTGATTTcagcgctcctcctcctttgcctcAAACAGACAGTTTAGGGGGCTTCTCAGCGTCTCCTTCCCACTCCCATGGGGAACCCGCCCAGGCCCAGGCACGCTGCTGTGGGGCTGCTTTTGGGCAGAAACCCTCGGGTGGTGGTCTTGGTTCGCAGGTGACGAGTGGCAGCAGCTGGGGCGGGTTGGCTGGCTTTTTTACACCTAGGCTCATTAAAAAGACCCTGGGGCTACGGACGGGGAAGACAGCCTCGTCAGAGGAGAGTGGCAGTCTGATTGGTGCGTCTAAGCCCTTCCCTAGGTCCAATTCTACCTCCTCTATGTCTGCTGGGCTGCCAGATCTAGAACGAATGGCTCTTACTTTACCCAGAAACCGCAGTGCTAAACCCCCTTTGGAAAGGACGGCATCCACAACCTCCCAGCCTGAGAATGGCACTGCACGGCCCTCAGAAGCTCTGCGGAGGATGGATGAGGGAACGGCACAGATCAGGGAAAGGCCCAAAGCTAAGTTGCTACCACGGGGCACTGCTGTAGGGGTGAGGGCACCCGGGGTTGGGGGGGAGTTGGGGGAGATGGATAGTCTGTCCCGGCTCAGGGAGGGTAGagaggagagtggaggaggactGGACAGGCAGCAGAGTTGGTCATCTCCCTCCAAGACTTCAAGTTCGTGTGCTACATCAACTGTAGCAACAACCCACAACCACAAAGTCCCGGTCCTGATCTCCCCCACACTGAAGCACAGCCCGGCTGACGTGCACCTCGTGGGATTAGACTCTCAGGGGAACCGTTTCAAACTGCTGTCTGAGCACCAAGCCGACCGGGACAGGCCACGACTCGTGAAACCCAAGtgtgctccccctcctccccccactcTGCGCAGCCTGCAGCACTCCTACAGCGGTGACGGGGAGGAGCAGATAGGAGGCGCGCCCGTGGAAGTGAACGGGGACACGTTAAAAGGTCACAGGTCAGGGCGAATGTCCGGGGGAACGCCGACGGGCAGGCCGTCCGTGCCACCACCACAAGTGCCTCCTGCaccttcctccaccttctcctcctcttccgcCACGAACAGCACGACTCCCACCAAAATGGCCAACGGCGCCACCACCACTGGCTCTTCCTCACACGCAGCGCCATCTGCTGGTTCCAAAGTGGCACTGAGGCGGACcaggcagcaggcagagagGGCGCCACCGGAGCGGGTCAGCCGCGAGGCCCTGCTGGAGAGCGCCGAATGCCTGAGCAGCGCCCTCCAAGCCAGTACTGAAAGCccgtccagcagccaggtgctGGACGCCGGCCACCAGCTGCTGGACTGCTGCTCGGGCTACGTGGACTGCATCCCTCAGATGAGGAACAAGTTTGCCTTCCGGGAGGCGGTGGGGAAGCTGGAGCTCAGCCTGCAGGAACTGAGGGCCTCGTCCTCGGGGGGGCTCAGCAGTGCAGGGTCTAACACTGTATTGGACAATCTGCACGGCTGTATTAGGGAGATCAGTGATTTAGTACAGAGGTAG